The Candidatus Neomarinimicrobiota bacterium genomic interval CACCGCCTTTGAATTTGACCGAGCCGAATCCGTATTTGCTTACCATTTGTTTGACTTGCTGCACCAGAGCTTCGGGCGTCAGGGCTTCTCCATATTCATCTTCGCGAACATCGTCGCCTTCACCTCCCCCGCCGGCATGTTTGTAGAACGGATAAGCGGAAAACGCAACTTCACCCCTCACACGACCGCCAATCAGGTCACATACCGGCTGACCCACGGATTTTCCGATTAAATCGAGACACCCAACTTCAATGGCCGCGTATGTGCGGGTCGTTGCGTCAAGAGGATTCTCTCCAGGCACAAGGTATGTCTGAGAACGCTCGGAGCCCGCTCCCTGTCCTTCCACCATTGGCGAGAGAAAGCCGGTTAAACGGTATGCATCGGCACCAACGATTTGCGGCTGCAACTGCCTTAGAGCCTGAGCCGGAGCCCGGCCGCCATACGTCTCGGAAATGCCGACAATGCCATCTTCGCTCTCAAGTTCCAGAATAGTCCGCAACGCGTAGGGAGCGTGCAAACCATACGAACTGCGCAGCGGCGGATCCGCAACGGCAATAGAATGAATCCGCATGTCTACTATTTTCATGCCGGGCTCCATTATCTGTCGAAGGTCAGTATCCCCTTTCTACGTCACAGAATAACTCTATACCAAAGGCAATAAGCGTGCAAATATCATAATCACGAGCAAGCCAACGATTCCCATCAACGTCATCATCGTCGAGCAGGTTTTCAACGTTTCACCTTCCGTCATGCCGGACATCTTGCATATCACCCAGAAACCACTGTCATTCATCCAGGGAATAAGTTTTGACCCACATCCGATGACCAGTGCCAGATAGAGTGGATGGAATCCCAACTGTCCACTACCGGCTAAGCCGCCAAGAATGCCGACCGCAGTTATCATGGCAACCGTTGCGGAACCTTGAGCCGTTCGGACAATAGCTGTCACGCAAAACGCCAGAGGAAGTACGGCCATGTGATAAGAAGTCGCCAGTTCCTGGACGCGGTGACCAATTCCTGTCTGCTGAAGGATGCCGCCAAAGGCACCACCGGCAGATGTAATCAGAATTATTAAGCCGCCATTCGAGAGCGCATTTTGAAGGAGCGGTGTGATATTCTTCTTCCGATCTCGGCGCTGCCATGCAAAAGTTAATAAAGCAATTGCAGCCGAGATTGCGAGGGCCACATTAGGATTGCCAACATTGTTAATCAACACAGTGATGCCTTGCCACCATGGAGTAGTTGTTATGTGAGATTGTGTCTTCACCCAGGAATTGAAAAATGTCCCTCCGGCAATCAGAAAAATGGGCAAAATGATGGGTAGTATCGAAAGCCAAAAGGGAGGTAGGGTTGCTTCATCTTTTTCTGTCATGCTCCTTAGATCGGCTGCAGAAATATCGGCTGTGTCTCTGACGGGCACCGGCCACTTTCGGTTAGCCCATAGCGCATAAAGATAACCGGCGCTCACAGTAAAGAGACCGACGACGATTCCCCCTATGATCATCAGTCCAATGGTTACAGAAAGTTCACCCGCAACGAACAAGGGACCGGGCGTCGGTGGTACGAGA includes:
- a CDS encoding enolase C-terminal domain-like protein, whose amino-acid sequence is MKIVDMRIHSIAVADPPLRSSYGLHAPYALRTILELESEDGIVGISETYGGRAPAQALRQLQPQIVGADAYRLTGFLSPMVEGQGAGSERSQTYLVPGENPLDATTRTYAAIEVGCLDLIGKSVGQPVCDLIGGRVRGEVAFSAYPFYKHAGGGGEGDDVREDEYGEALTPEALVQQVKQMVSKYGFGSVKFKGGVLEPDLEIETIKLLRQELGPEVPLRIDPNSAWTVETSLRVGKALAGELSGGGYLEDPTAGLESMAEVRRRLVAEGIMTPLATNVAVTSFGDIPRAI
- a CDS encoding GntP family permease, which translates into the protein MTVKQTTDLMESSVGERVAIGFGRTCTKIGILIAMASIIGRFLLESGAAERIVRSLLKWLGEKRAPYAFLGSGFLLGMPVFFDTVFYLMMPLGKAMGIRTGRNYGLYVMAIVAGATMTHSLVPPTPGPLFVAGELSVTIGLMIIGGIVVGLFTVSAGYLYALWANRKWPVPVRDTADISAADLRSMTEKDEATLPPFWLSILPIILPIFLIAGGTFFNSWVKTQSHITTTPWWQGITVLINNVGNPNVALAISAAIALLTFAWQRRDRKKNITPLLQNALSNGGLIILITSAGGAFGGILQQTGIGHRVQELATSYHMAVLPLAFCVTAIVRTAQGSATVAMITAVGILGGLAGSGQLGFHPLYLALVIGCGSKLIPWMNDSGFWVICKMSGMTEGETLKTCSTMMTLMGIVGLLVIMIFARLLPLV